The nucleotide sequence TAGCCTGTTGCTTTATCGTTTGGGTAATGTTGGTTTATAGCTGCCAGTGTTTTTTCATTTATATCTGTTCCTATATTTCCGTGGCATTGCAAACACATGGCATTAGTGGTAATAGGATAATATCCTACCATTTTGCCATTCTCTTCAAAAACTTTAGGCGTAGCTTTTCCATTTTGAGCTATTGCTGCTTTAGCCAAGGTAATATATGCCTGCTCTTGCTCATTAGCCACATTATTAGGATTTCTGTTTTTATCTGAAACTCTTTTTATTTTAGCTCCTAATTCATTTGCCATACTGTCGGTAAGTACTATGGCTTTTTCGTTGCAAAAATCTAATGCTTTATCGGTTCCTTTTGTCTGTATAGCATTCAATAAGTTTTTACCTAACTCGGCTTTTGTAGCTAAAGCTATATTCATACCTTTTTTTAAATAATCTTCTGTGCCTTCTTCTGCATTTTGCATCATAGTAGCCATTTCTTTTTTGTGATGCTCTTCAAACCAACCCGGTTTTTCTAATTCGGCTCTATAAATATATAAAGCCACTGCTTCATACTGCTCTTTATTCATACCTAAATTGGGCATTAATCCAAACTTTTCAATAGCATTAGGCATTTTAGAATGTTCAATTTTAGGCGACAGCAAAAAATCAGTCATATTTTTAATAAATTCTGTTTCTTGCATTCCTTTTGTATAATAATGTTGTTTTACGGCAAAAAGAGGTGGTGCTATTCTATTATCCATACCCGCTTTAGGGAGATGGCAAGTAATACAATTTTGATCAACTATTTTTAGGCCTTCGTAATACGTCTCAGATTTTTCAGACACATTTACTGCAACTTCATTATTGTTAGCTTGAGTACAACTTTTTAAAACAAAAGCTAACATCATTACTAAAATGGGGGAAATGACAATGATTTTTTTCATTTAGAGTTTATTTTAACATCAAACTTAAAATTTATTTTGAATTTATTTTGTGAGATAGCTCACAAAGCAATTACTGACGTTAATCTTCCCAAACTTTTAAACCCTCTGTACAATTAGTGCATATATCTATACTCTTTCGGTTTTTGATTAACTGAGTTTTAAAATTCTGATATTTTTTGTTTTGCCAAATAGTTTTAAATGTTTCTTGGTTTAAATTGCCCATTTCATACTTTGCATCTTTATCAAAACAGCAGGGCACTACTTTTCCGTCCCAAGTTATAACATTGCTGTGCCATAGTTTCCAACATTTATTTTCCATTTTATTTTTTATAGAATATGTGCCATCGGTATTTTTTTTATACCGAGAGTATTTATCCATAGTTGGAATTAAATTACTGCCGTTTTTATAATCATATATTTGAGCCGTTTTTAACTTCACTTCATCTACGCCTATCTCCTGCCCTATTTTTTTAACTTCTGCTATTTGATGCTCATTAGGTTTTACTACTAACATTTGAAAAATAATATGCGGTGTTGTAGATTTCAGCTCTTTTTTGGCAGCTATTAAATTTTTTGTTCCCTCTATCACTTTATCTAATTTGCCATTTACTCTATAATTTTCGTAAATATTTTGAGTGCTTCCATCTATAGAAATTATTATCCTATCCAATCCGCTTTCTATAGTTTCTTTTGCTTTTCGGGGTGTTAAAAAATGAGCATTTGTTGATGTAACGGTATAAATACCTTTTTCTGTAGCCTGTTTTACCAGACTCAAAAACTTAGGATGCATATAGGGCTCGCCCTGAAAATAAAAATATAGATAAATGAGCTGTTTATGCGTTTCATTTAAAAATTTAGTATAAAATTCTAAATCTATATTTCCTGTAGGGCGGGTAAAAGATTTTAAGCCACTGGGACATTCCGGGCAGCCTAAATTGCAAGTGGTAGTGGGTTCTACAGAAATGGTAAAAGGCAAACCCCACTGTATAGGTTTTTTAAGTATTTGCGATAACTGAAATGAAGTATAAACTTTAATGGCATTCCAAATTTTAAATAAACTTAGTTTGCTAATAAAATTTTTAATATCATTGCCCTTCATGTAAAAGCAAAGCTAAGCTAAAATTTATAAAACTGCTATAAACAAAAGTTCCGAACCTTTAATAAGGTTCGGAACTTGTATTAAATTCCTATTTTAAAAACAACATTTCTCTGTATTTAGGCACCGGCCAAAGTTTATCATCTACTATAAGTTCAAGTTTATCTATGTGGTATCTTATAGTTTCAAAATAAGGCTTTACTTTATCGCAATAATATTTTGCTCTTTTTGAAGCATCTTCTATTTTGTTGGCTACTTTTCTTTCTGCCAGCATAGCCGCACAGCCTTGCTCTACTTCATTAATATGCCCCGACATTCTCTCTAATAAATCCATCTGAGATTTATAGGCTTCTTTTTTTAAGCCCAGCTCTTTTAAACCTTTTACGTTTTTAATTAATCTATTTTGATACTCAATAGCCGAAGGTAAAATTTCATTACTTGCCATTTCATACAATACTCTTGATTCTATTTGT is from Chitinophagales bacterium and encodes:
- a CDS encoding DUF3365 domain-containing protein — its product is MKKIIVISPILVMMLAFVLKSCTQANNNEVAVNVSEKSETYYEGLKIVDQNCITCHLPKAGMDNRIAPPLFAVKQHYYTKGMQETEFIKNMTDFLLSPKIEHSKMPNAIEKFGLMPNLGMNKEQYEAVALYIYRAELEKPGWFEEHHKKEMATMMQNAEEGTEDYLKKGMNIALATKAELGKNLLNAIQTKGTDKALDFCNEKAIVLTDSMANELGAKIKRVSDKNRNPNNVANEQEQAYITLAKAAIAQNGKATPKVFEENGKMVGYYPITTNAMCLQCHGNIGTDINEKTLAAINQHYPNDKATGYASDELRGIWVVEMGK
- a CDS encoding SPASM domain-containing protein, translating into MKGNDIKNFISKLSLFKIWNAIKVYTSFQLSQILKKPIQWGLPFTISVEPTTTCNLGCPECPSGLKSFTRPTGNIDLEFYTKFLNETHKQLIYLYFYFQGEPYMHPKFLSLVKQATEKGIYTVTSTNAHFLTPRKAKETIESGLDRIIISIDGSTQNIYENYRVNGKLDKVIEGTKNLIAAKKELKSTTPHIIFQMLVVKPNEHQIAEVKKIGQEIGVDEVKLKTAQIYDYKNGSNLIPTMDKYSRYKKNTDGTYSIKNKMENKCWKLWHSNVITWDGKVVPCCFDKDAKYEMGNLNQETFKTIWQNKKYQNFKTQLIKNRKSIDICTNCTEGLKVWED